The following coding sequences are from one Pocillopora verrucosa isolate sample1 chromosome 5, ASM3666991v2, whole genome shotgun sequence window:
- the LOC131780624 gene encoding polycystin-1-like protein 2: MKALEKVADSVLALTIPDERTISFTAGQISMTVGRYSLQRLSGLEIKAGKGRFILPSKSQLLLAGVNKTSFVDVQMFSFSFNPYTWDGTKERAGSDVVTLLLKNNDSKPIKVSNLTEDIVIVMPLKLQKISASEKSWYFTKNYDLRFHEIKVKYENTLLIMEIKPKDPTVHLFVYMRFGQRPTTQDYDFNATISHDEKCVWMLSAHEKSEGQTVCSLNPNATIQVLAERPGKYFLGLKNYNATMNLFHTREKRSCLGGRRRKRSCIEVKDPPPTPPQSQNVPVMPVYDSTTDQNYTLKVTLGSCVYWSEKFEKWISSGCRVLAEIDGFLNCSCSHLTSFGGSLLVEPNPIDFDKVLVEFQQLSETGNIAVIVVIAVILLCYVTVLVIVRKFDEDDAKNVSVEGDFGEDCCFNGACSPA; this comes from the exons atgaagGCCCTCGAGAAAGTTGCAGACTCAGTGTTAGCCTTGACAATACCTGATGAAAGAACGATATCATTCACAGCGGGACAAATATCCATGACAGTCGGAAGATATAGCCTCCAAAGACTTTCAGGACTGGAAATAAAAGCAGGAAAAGGCCGGTTTATCTTACCTTCTAAGAGCCAATTATTACTCGCTGgagtaaacaaaacaagttttgtaGATGTTCAG ATGTTCTCGTTTTCTTTCAACCCTTACACTTGGGACGGCACAAAGGAGCGAGCTGGCTCTGATGTTGTAACCCTGCTCTTGAAAAACAACGACAGCAAGCCTATTAAAGTATCAAATCTCACGGAAGATATTGTTATCGTTATGCCTTTAAAACTTCAGAAAATCTCTGCTTCAGAAAAGTCATGGTATTTCACAAAGAACTATGATCTACGTTTCCACGAAATAAAAGTCAAGTATGAAAACACCTTGCTGATAATGGAAATCAAACCTAAAGATCCAACCGTACATCTGTTTGTCTATATGCGTTTTGGTCAGCGACCGACAACTCAAGACTACGACTTCAATGCCACTATCTCTCATGACGAAAAGTGTGTTTGGATGCTAAGTGCACATGAAAAAAGTGAAGGGCAAACAGTCTGCTCCTTGAATCCAAATGCGACGATACAGGTTCTGGCTGAGCGTCCTGGGAAATACTTTCTCggcttaaaaaattacaatgctACAATGAACTTATTCCACACGAGGGAGAAAAGATCTTGTCTTGGTGGAAGGCGAAGGAAGCGCTCCTGCATCGAAGTCAAAGATCcaccacccaccccaccccagaGTCAAAATGTCCCTGTGATGCCAGTTTATGATTCCACAACAGACCAAAACTACACTCTGAAAGTTACCTTGGGTAGTTGTGTTTACTGgtcagaaaaatttgaaaagtggATATCATCTGGTTGTCGA GTTTTAGCAGAAATAGATGGATTTTTAAACTGTAGCTGTAGCCACTTGACATCATTTGGGGGAAGTCTTTTAGTTGAACCGAATCCCATTGACTTCGACAAGGTCTTAGTCGAGTTCCAGCAGTTATCAGAAACTGGAAATATCGCAGTAATTGTGGTTATTGCGGTGATTTTATTATGTTATGTGACTGTGCTCGTTATCGTAAGGAAATTCGACGAGGACGACGCGAAAAATGTGAGTGTCGAGGGAGATTTTGGTGAGGACTGTTGTTTTAACGGGGCATGCTCTCCAGCataa